ACCCAAGTACAAGATACAGTAAATGAAACATGTCTCTGTGTTAACATACTCTATCTGTCTGGTGGTTTCAGTCCCTTAGCATTAATGAGTTCCTAAAGCCTACTGAGGAGGAAAGAAACCAGGGAGGACGTGGTCGTGGTGGAAGAGGACGTGGTCGTGGTGGAAATTATGCTGGTGGCAATCGGGTGAATAAAAGTAGTGCTGCGGCTCCATCTATTGAAGATCAAGGGGAGTTCCCAACCTTGGGTGGCAAGTGAGATCAACTTCTCTATCTTTTTCTCACATCTGTCTTTCCCTTTTTTTGGTTTGAGTGGTAGGATATCCACAGGAAACAATGGCGTTCTCCTGTGTAAGAAGATTTATCAAATTAAACTGTTTTAAATATTTTGGCTTATTATACATCTTAGGTGTTCTTAGTAGCCTCGCTTATTTCCTATGATTTTCATAATTTAGCATTATTCCTGAATTCACTTGATTGCATGTTGTGAAACCCTGTTGCATATGTAGGATGCGTCACATGTGCATTCCATGAGGAAGCTTGTAACAGAGAATCATCATGTTGGATTCGATTGCCTTAAAAACTCTTTGGCAGGTGTTGCTTCTGTTTGTGCAACTGGCACGGTGTCTGTAGCACTCTTGATGCCTGTAAGTTGTACAAGAGTAGCTCTCTTTGACTGGCAGTTCAGTCTTTTGAGCCTATTCAACCTTGACAAGCCGTCATCTTCATCCATGTTGTTTCTTTGTTGTGCTTTGTTTAAAAATTTACATGGCATGAACATTCTTTTAAACACAAACTTTTATGGtgtcaaaatcaacaaaaaaaaatctgaaattgaAACATGTTTTATTATCttaaatcctgacaactggtcAAACTGCAAAAAATCATGATCATACAACACTGATCAAGTTTGAAGTCTCGGATGAGAACTTGTTTCTATCTTTTGGCATAGGAGAATGACCTCCAACGCTGAGTTTCAAATCAGTATTCACAGGGGAGCTAGAATTTCCAAGCTGTTCACTCTGAGCTTTGAACTTTGGCTGTGgcgatgctgctgctgctggaggAGGTCCAACAACAAGTTTGTCAGATGCATAGAAGTAACCACTGTTAGCGTAACTCATCGGTGGAACCATAGATAGTCCTACATAATTCGATCTCCCACTAGAACCTCCCACCTACAATCACCAAAAAGAGAAGACAAAATTAGGATAAGGAGAAAAAAACACCTAAAGCCTGGTAATTTTGTCATCAAAATAGCTAGTGTTCTTTACCATGTGAGGAATGTTAGCATGGGGAGTGATTGCATAAGTTGGAGCAGGCTTTGGCCACAATGAAGCTTCTACTGACGCCCTACTTGCAGCAGGCTTTGGCCAAATTGAATTTTCCGTTGATGGCCTAGGTGTAGCTGTTGTTGCTAAGGCAGCCATTTGTGCTGTCAACTGCTTTGTAGGGTTTAGGTTCTGCAAAATACACAATACAAGTTATAAACAAACAAACTGACATCTGACTCCGACCCAATTCAGCTTCCAGCAACCCCGGATTCGTAAAACTGAGAAAGGGATAAAGAGATGAATGCTTACAGAGAGAGGAGAATGGTGGTGGTTGGATTTGCGATGAAGATCGAAGAGACTTGTTCTTCGTTTCTTcttgatagaagaagaagaactagcaGCTTTTTGCCTAAGGAAATATTTCTGAGCATGACTAGCCACTTGAGTTGGAGTTTTTGTAGTAACAAATCTCCTTGAAATCCCTCTCCAATCACCTTTCCCTAGTTTTTCCAATCCTTTCAGAAATGTTTCATGTTCTTCCTCTGTCCAAGGTACACCTGGTAGACATACAATACACAATTTAGTTCACAAATTTCAATTTTGATggcccaaaaaataaaataaaatgatattcctttttggtgtttttttcttcttcatatgaCCTTGAGAAATGTGCAATTGCCGATTAGCTATTAACCATATAATATTAGTAACGAATTCGAAATTCATGAACACCAAAATCTTTATTGATAGAGAAAAATGGTAAAAAATTCTTGTGATAATAAAATTTAATATATATTCTTTAATCTCCGTCAtcaataacaaagaaaccttaaGTTAGGAAAGCTACAGTAATAAATTGATCAGGCGATAATACCCAGAATTcgaaattcatcaacaccaaaaTTCATCTGCGACAATAGTAAAATCAAATACAAATTCAATAATTCCCATCTCTAAAACAAATCATTCACAACAAAGAACTCAAATTCAAATTCTTTAATCCCCATCTTTAAACAAATCATTCACAACAAACAAACCCTTGAACAAATCTTATTGATTTcagtaaaaataattaaataaataaattaaaaatcaatAACGCCCCATATAAATTTCAGGAAAACTCTCATTCAAAttagataattttttttaaagaaaaaaaaactagtgAAATTATACCTCTTTTTCTTTCATGTGAATCTTTTTTATTAGGAGCACCATCAGAAAGATAACCTCGATCATCATCCAGATGGTTATGTGCATGTAACAAATTGCCCATACTCAAACTTTTCTTCATTGATTCTTCCTCCTTTTTCATAATTGTAACACCAAATAATTTCACACCCATTTGTTGTTTTTCGCTATTACATTTACATGTTCTTGAATTATGTCCATTGTTTCCACAACTGGAACACTTTCTTCCTGAATCTTTTGTCATTATAATGATATTTACAGTCTGTATATGTGTCTAATCAAAGTTAATTAGATGAGTTTATATAGGTGAAAACTATGGGATTTTGTGTGACGAAAATAGCCTTTTTAATACCTTAAAATAGGTGAATTTATTATAGTTGTCAGATGAGCATTGTAAGGTGATTAAGTCCTGTTTTGTTTGATTAAGGAAATTACACTAATTTATTCTTGagctctttatttttattattagttgtatctaaaaataaataaggCTAGTCGGTTACTTCTTCTAAATTTTCAATTTACTATTTTAGATTAAGTTTGTTTAgttcttttcttaatttttggaaattgttttttatttttgtgtgtTAATAGTTGGCAATAGATTTGGGAAAATATCTCTAGAACTATCCTAATCTTTCTCACCAGGTTTTTTTCATTGGATTTCTTTTGACAAACATTATTAGtttccttttcttattttttacgTTGAGATTTATTTCTTGATATCGACAAGGATAACGTGGAGATATTCTAAAGGCTAATTCAGCAACAGACTGTCAGTGACACGTAGTCTAACGATTTATCATCCATAAATACTGTAAAATTAATGTCTGTGATTTTTAACCAATTTCAATTAAGATTAGACGTTTTTTAGTTATTACATCGATGTGATCTATATGCTAAGAACATTTTAAAAAGATTCTTGACACGTAAAATCTTTCCTGTTTTCTACTTTAACAAGGAATTTTTACGGTTAAGCATCTGTATTAAAATTTTAATCTGGTCTTTATTTATTTCTATGATCTTAATTACATGGATTGA
This is a stretch of genomic DNA from Papaver somniferum cultivar HN1 chromosome 1, ASM357369v1, whole genome shotgun sequence. It encodes these proteins:
- the LOC113322045 gene encoding transcription factor MYBS3-like, translating into MTKDSGRKCSSCGNNGHNSRTCKCNSEKQQMGVKLFGVTIMKKEEESMKKSLSMGNLLHAHNHLDDDRGYLSDGAPNKKDSHERKRGVPWTEEEHETFLKGLEKLGKGDWRGISRRFVTTKTPTQVASHAQKYFLRQKAASSSSSIKKKRRTSLFDLHRKSNHHHSPLSNLNPTKQLTAQMAALATTATPRPSTENSIWPKPAASRASVEASLWPKPAPTYAITPHANIPHMVGGSSGRSNYVGLSMVPPMSYANSGYFYASDKLVVGPPPAAAASPQPKFKAQSEQLGNSSSPVNTDLKLSVGGHSPMPKDRNKFSSETSNLISVV